A stretch of the Gavia stellata isolate bGavSte3 chromosome 11, bGavSte3.hap2, whole genome shotgun sequence genome encodes the following:
- the SLC16A14 gene encoding monocarboxylate transporter 14, protein MYASREDIGYDFGDDSKVGSKPVKPNPDIDGGWAWMIVLSSFLVHILIMGSQMALGILNMEWLEEFNQSRGLTAWVSSLSMGITLIVGPFIGLFISMCGCRKTAIIGGILNALGWILSAYASNVHYLFLTFGVTAGVGSGMVYLPAVVMVGQYFQKRRALAQGLSTTGTGFGAFLMTALLKYLCTEFGWRNAMFIQGAVSLNLCVCGALMRPLSPKDIVSEKYVVRSNSEVNQAKALSRSAETIKSNGVLSEEPEKKEEATNEEMLDSVQHIEMGGKSRSGRNMYGLRILKTVSQLTVTVRKGFAIWYSSYFGAASLFTNRVFVAFIIWALFAYSSFVIPFIHLPEIVKQYNLSSQNNIFPLTSIIAVVHIFGKVILGIISDLPCISTWNVFLMANFTLVTCILTLPLMQTYISLAVVCALIGFSSGYFSLMPVVTEDLVGTKHLANAYGIIICANGISALLGPPFAGWIYDITHKYDFSFYISGLLYMVGIIFLLTQPCIQKKQPREKSMEEAQV, encoded by the exons ATGTATGCTAGTCGAGAGGATATTGGATACGATTTTGGAGATGACTCAAAAGTTGGAAGTAAGCCAGTTAAGCCTAATCCAGACATCGATGGAGGATGGGCTTGGATGATTGtactttcctctttccttgtGCACATACTTATCATGGGGTCCCAAATGGCCCTTGGAATACTCAACATGGAATGGCTTGAAGAGTTTAATCAAAGTCGTGGCTTAACAGCATGGGTTAGCTCCCTCAGCATGGGCATTACACTTATTGTAG GTCCGTTCATTGGTTTATTCATCAGCATGTGTGGGTGCCGCAAGACAGCTATAATTGGAGGGATATTGAATGCCCTAGGTTGGATACTGAGTGCCTATGCCTCAAATGTGCACTACCTCTTCCTTACGTTTGGAGTGACAGCTG gtGTTGGAAGTGGCATGGTTTATCTGCCTGCGGTGGTCATGGTAGGGCAgtattttcagaagagaagaGCACTTGCACAAGGACTCAGTACCACGGGAACAGGGTTTGGAGCTTTCCTAATGACTGCCTTACTGAAGTACCTCTGCACCGAATTTGGGTGGAGGAACGCCATGTTCATCCAGGGCGCAGTCTCCCTAAACCTTTGTGTCTGTGGGGCGCTTATGAGACCGCTTTCTCCCAAAGACATTGTTAGTGAAAAATATGTTGTGAGAAGTAATAGTGAAGTTAATCAGGCAAAAGCTCTGTCCCGTTCTGCAGAGACTATAAAATCTAATGGAGTCCTCAGTgaagaaccagaaaaaaaagaagaggcaacaaatgaagaaatgctTGACAGTGTTCAGCACATAGAAATGGGAGGTAAATCTAGAAGCGGAAGGAATATGTACGGACTGCGCATTCTTAAGACAGTGAGCCAGCTCACGGTTACAGTCAGGAAGGGCTTTGCAATATGGTACTCCAGCTACTTTGGAGCTGCATCACTGTTTACCAATAGAGTATTTGTGGCCTTTATAATTTGGGCTTTGTTTGCCTATAGCAGCTTTGTCATTCCCTTTATTCATCTTCCAGAAATAGTCAAGCAGTACAACCTATCTAGTCAGAACAATATATTCCCCTTGACATCCATTATAGCCGTTGTTCATATTTTCGGTAAAGTGATCCTTGGAATCATCTCTGATCTCCCGTGCATCAGCACGTGGAACGTCTTCCTCATGGCTAACTTTACCCTGGTCACCTGCATTCTTACTTTGCCACTAATGCAAACATACATCAGCCTGGCTGTAGTTTGTGCTCTAATAGGATTTTCTAGTGGGTACTTTTCTCTAATGCCTGTTGTGACTGAAGATTTAGTTGGAACTAAACACCTTGCAAATGCCTATGGCATCATCATTTGTGCCAACGGAATATCTGCATTGCTTGGACCACCCTTTGCAG